The Candidatus Saccharibacteria bacterium RAAC3_TM7_1 nucleotide sequence CAGCAATGTAAGCTGCTATCTGTTTACATAATTTGGTGTCTTTTTTGCTTGCGTCTATCTTGCTGCGCATATCATTAAGTTGATCGGTTGTGATATCCACCCCGCACTCATTTTTAATAGCGGCGATCCATACATCGTTGGCTATTGAATCTTCAAAATCCGCAACCTCACCGACTAAATAAATGTTGTCTCCAGTTGCTCCGGTATCTTTATCTAGTAAATATACTATTGCATCGTCCGGCTTGCGATAGTCACCAATAATATCTTTAAGTACCCTCTTGTAGTGTTCTCGGTTGGACTCGCCGCCAAGGCTAACCGTACGTACGCCGACGTCCGACAAAGTCGTACTATGAATAAGTTGGTGAAAGTGATCGAGTAGATGATATTCCGTTGCGCCCTCGACGGCAAGAAATTTGTCATAGAATAAGAAATCACTGTTTCTCACGCCTAAAGTATTGAGGGCATCCTCTGTGTCTTCGGTTGAAAGAATCTGTGTATAGCCGCCCTTGAGCTCGGTTTTGTATACGTCCTTAAGCTTAGTCTTATCAACAAACGTTATCGAGTGCGTACTCAGGACAATCTGGAATTTATTGCCACTTAATTCTCGCAATGTTTCTGCGAGCTCACGCTGCGCCTGCGGATATAGATGAGTCTCCGGCTCGTCGAACACCCATATGTATTTAGTGTTGTCGCTATCGTCATCTACACTTTCCTCGGCAATGGCACGTATAAGCCCTAGCCCTATCTGCCGTTTTATGCCGTCACCTTGATCGGCAATATGTATCTGCTTATCGCTCGTGTCTTTACTGACAAATACCTCGGTGGTATTTTTCGCTAGCGGTATATTAATATTTGCACTAAGACCAGTAATTGACTTAGGCAGATGATCAGAATATTTCTCGAACAGCTCAGACAATTTATCATTGGCAACCTTATTTACATCATCCTGCTTCTTATTCACTTCTGCCTGGATATCCTTAATCGACTGATCTATGGATGGGCCGATAGCAGTCGTGATAAGACTCTGTAACTGGTCGATACTTATATCCCAATCCAGATATTGAAATGAGGGGAAAAAGCCACGGTCTTTTTTAAAATCGTACCGAGACCACATGGGCTCGACTGTCATAGATTCATATATAACGTTTATGCGTTCAATATTCTTTAAGCCACCGCGTCTATTTTGGTTAGGGATACTACTGTCATCGATACCAAGCGTAGACTGTAGTGCCTTCAGATCATTCTGTTTTTGATTCCACAACTGTCGTGGCTCCCCGTCGTCTCCGTGCGAGTCATTGCAAAATACAAAATATTCACCGATTGGATTCAGCTTTTTTAATATATAAACACTATCATTAACACTTTTCCCGTTTAATACATGCTGTAGATGTTCAGATGGGCCTTGCGTGTCG carries:
- a CDS encoding ATP-dependent OLD family endonuclease (RAAC3_TM7_1_81), which produces MRLANITIMNHKSLKNVLIPLAEDSYVTLIGLNDAGKSTLLKSIDLFFSESKSLPQTTETSRISSVSNTPLEQSLFEKVFTDLGLIAPEYDSQSVYLLGEFKIEHVLTVEEIDTQGPSEHLQHVLNGKSVNDSVYILKKLNPIGEYFVFCNDSHGDDGEPRQLWNQKQNDLKALQSTLGIDDSSIPNQNRRGGLKNIERINVIYESMTVEPMWSRYDFKKDRGFFPSFQYLDWDISIDQLQSLITTAIGPSIDQSIKDIQAEVNKKQDDVNKVANDKLSELFEKYSDHLPKSITGLSANINIPLAKNTTEVFVSKDTSDKQIHIADQGDGIKRQIGLGLIRAIAEESVDDDSDNTKYIWVFDEPETHLYPQAQRELAETLRELSGNKFQIVLSTHSITFVDKTKLKDVYKTELKGGYTQILSTEDTEDALNTLGVRNSDFLFYDKFLAVEGATEYHLLDHFHQLIHSTTLSDVGVRTVSLGGESNREHYKRVLKDIIGDYRKPDDAIVYLLDKDTGATGDNIYLVGEVADFEDSIANDVWIAAIKNECGVDITTDQLNDMRSKIDASKKDTKLCKQIAAYIAADTGRSNYLNSKGEALAADLKKHITDASQIPQAFKDAFSKLH